The DNA window AAGTTGCTAAAAAAGATGGCTATCAATTAAGCAAGCCTAAAACTTGGTGATTTAGTTTTTGTTGATTTTCTAAAACAGAAATCGACACGGATTAAAATTATTTCCATAAAAAAAAGACTGATAAATCAGTCTTTGTTATCGACCGGGCACACCCCAATCCAAATATTTAAACATCTATTGATGTAAAATCCTTCTACAAAGATATTATAATTTTGTATTAAAAATTAATTTTTTATAAAATGTTATGATTTTTGGCTAGATACCGCAGCAAAATGCTTGTTTTCAATTATTTAAAAAATAGCAAAAAAAGGTTCGAGAGTCAATTTTGATGACTGTTTTTATTTAAAATAACTCCTTTTTCATATATTCGCTAAAACTAAAAACGCACAATGAACTGGGAACAACTTTTATCACTAAAACGCCAAGGCGACACAAGCAAACGATTACGAATAGAACAAGACGACACGCGCTTGGGTTTTGAAGTGGATTATGATCGCATTATATTCTCGTCGGCTTTCAGAAGTTTGCAGGACAAAACACAAGTGATTCCCCTTTCGAAAACCGATTTTGTGCACACACGATTGACGCATAGTTTAGAAGTTTCGGTTGTAGGACGCTCCATCGGCAGATTGGTTGGCAAAAAAATTATCGAAAAATACCCCCATTTAAAGGCCGTTCACGGTTTTCAGGCGAATGATTTTGGAGCCATCGTTGCGGCAGCTTCATTGGCACACGATATCGGAAATCCGCCTTTTGGTCATTCGGGCGAAAAAGCGATTGGCGAATATTTTTCGATTGGAAAAGGGCAACAATACAAAGACCAACTTTCGGTCAAAGAATGGCAGGATTTAGTCGATTTTGAAGGCAATGCCAATGGTTTTTCGGTACTTACAGCCAGTCGTCCCGGAATTGAAGGTGGATTGCGAATTTCCTATGCAACTCTAGGCGCATTTATGAAATATCCCAAGGAAAGTTTACCCAAAAAACCAACTTCCAATATTGCCGACAAAAAATATGGATTCTTTCAAAATGACAAAGTTTTTTTTCAGGATGTAGCACTGGAATTAGGTATGATTCCCAATAAAGATGGAGAAGACATAGGTTTCGAAAGACATCCATTAGCTTACTTAGTCGAAGCGGCAGATGATATTTGTTACACGATTATCGATTTTGAAGATGGAATCAACTTAGGGCTGGTATCCGAGGATTTTGCTTTAGAATATTTGATAAAACTAGTTAAAGACAGCATCGATGCTGCAAAATACAATACCTTAACCACCAAAGAAGATCGCATTAGTTATTTGCGCGCCTTGGCTATTGGCAGTTTAATCAACGATGCGGTGAAGGTATTTATTGAAAATGAAGAAGCCATTTTAGAAGGGCGTTTCCCGTATGCGTTGACCGATAAAAGCAAATACAAAGTGCAGATGGATGACATCATCAAATTGAGCGTGAAAAACATCTATCAAAGTCGCGAAGTGATTGAAAAAGAAATTGTTGGCTACCAAATTATTCAAACCTTGTTGGACAAATTCATTACCGCTTTCAACAACAAATTCGAAGGAAATTCGTCTAATTATGATAAATTATTACTGAAAATGTTACCTGAAAAATTCTTAGAAGAAAAAGAAGATTTGTACCAAAGACTGCTTCATATTTGCCATTTTGTTTCCCTTTTGACCGATGGAAACGCACTAGAATTATACGAAACCATTAACGGTCGAAAAACCAATTAATCCTTAGAAATTGTAGACCATTCCTATTCCAAGTGCTTGTCTTAGCTGTACTTTGGCGCCTGATTCGACATCTTGACCGTTTATTTCTTCAATCGTTTTTACATCGTCGTCATAAATCAAATGCAAGCCAATGTTTGCTTTGACATATTGATTGACAACAAATTCCAATTGAGCTCTCCATTCTACATCAATGTTTCCGAAGTTGTTGATATAATCCGTATATAAACTCAGTCGGTTTTCTAAAGTGATGTTTTTCCAGACTTCTTTTTTATAATAATTGGTAAATAAAAATCCCATTTCGGTTCTCGACTTTTTTCCTGGACTTATGACATTTCCGTTAGCGTCATAGGTTGCTTCAGTAACCCCAAATGCGCCACTATTGGCGAGTTCTTGATCTAAAACCAAAGTGTTTTTAAGAGTTAGGGGAGATATATAGATGTCAAACACCTTTTTTTTAATATAATAATTAGCTCCAACTCCTAAAAAAGTATACGCTGGCGCAAACGGTTTTGAAATTGCATTATCGGTATTGGGATACTTATATCCGTCGGAAAATTGGGTCTTGAAATTCAACTTTACACTATAATACCAGTGCGAAAGAGTGTCTTTTCGATAACCATATGTTGAGTTGAAACGGAATTCATCATCTGTTTTTCGTAAGTCTAGACCATCTTGTTTGTTAAGACCATACCTAAATCCCATTTCGCTTACCCACTCACTATTCACCTCAGATCGTATTCGAGTAAATTCTCCCTTTAACAATCCCGACACAGAACTAGTTCCCCCTGCATTCCAATTGACAAAGGCAATTTGACTTAAATCAAAGCCAATCATATTTTTGTTTTTCCAATTAGACACTGTCACAGGTATTCTTGGTTGCTTTTTTGTGACTTTAAGCGCCTTAGTTGGCTTTACAACCAATTTTGTTTTTGGAATAAATTTGGCCTCCAAAATAGAATATACCGAGTCTCTAGAAACTTGAATGCTATCCGTAGGAACTTGAATGGTGTCCCTAGAAACTGGAATAGAATCTTTATAAACAGGGACTGGGTTTTGAGAAAAAAGAGGTTTTGAGATTAGCTGGAGTAGAAACAGAAAGAAGAAAAAATAGAACTTCATTGTTAACTTTTTTTGTTGTATTTTTAATAGTTAGAAAACATAATGGATAAGCTTGAAACGTCAATTTTGCAATATTGTTGTAATTCATCAACAGAACCTTGTTCGATGAATTCATCAGGAATTCCAAGTGTAACTATGTTAGAACTGTACTTATTTTCAGCTGCAAACTCAACAATAGTTGTGCCAAAACCACCTTTGATAGCACCATCTTCAATAGTAATGATATCGTTGAAGGTATTGAAAATGAAATGCAACATATTTTCATCCAAAGGTTTTACAAAAGCAAAATCATAATGTGCAAAATTTTCGGGATAATCTATTTCAGCCAATGCCAAAGTCACATTATTGCCAATGGTTCCGTTGGATAGAACAGCGATATTCATTCCATTTTGCAGGCAATTTGCAGTCCCAATTTCAATTTTTTCATACGTCCCGAACTGTCGGGATTGCCAATCCACTATTTGACCACGACCTCGCGGATAACGAATAGCTATAGGATGATTCAAACCCAATTGCGCCGTGTACAATATGTTTCTCAACGCTATTTCATTCAAAGGCGAATAGATGATTATATTGGGAATACAACGCAAATAAGCCAAATCGAAAACGCCGTGATGCGTAGCTCCATCTTCGCCAACCAAGCCCGCTCTGTCCAAACAAAATATGACTGGTAAATTTTGTAAAGCCACGTCGTGAATGACTTGATCGTAGGCTCGTTGTAAAAAAGTGGAATAAATATTGCAAAAAACGACCATTCCTTGGGTCGCCATTCCGGCAGATAAAGTAACGGCGTGCTGCTCGGCAATCCCCACATCAAAAGCGCGTTTTGGAAAAGCGTCCAT is part of the Flavobacterium nackdongense genome and encodes:
- a CDS encoding deoxyguanosinetriphosphate triphosphohydrolase — its product is MNWEQLLSLKRQGDTSKRLRIEQDDTRLGFEVDYDRIIFSSAFRSLQDKTQVIPLSKTDFVHTRLTHSLEVSVVGRSIGRLVGKKIIEKYPHLKAVHGFQANDFGAIVAAASLAHDIGNPPFGHSGEKAIGEYFSIGKGQQYKDQLSVKEWQDLVDFEGNANGFSVLTASRPGIEGGLRISYATLGAFMKYPKESLPKKPTSNIADKKYGFFQNDKVFFQDVALELGMIPNKDGEDIGFERHPLAYLVEAADDICYTIIDFEDGINLGLVSEDFALEYLIKLVKDSIDAAKYNTLTTKEDRISYLRALAIGSLINDAVKVFIENEEAILEGRFPYALTDKSKYKVQMDDIIKLSVKNIYQSREVIEKEIVGYQIIQTLLDKFITAFNNKFEGNSSNYDKLLLKMLPEKFLEEKEDLYQRLLHICHFVSLLTDGNALELYETINGRKTN
- a CDS encoding DUF3078 domain-containing protein, producing MKFYFFFFLFLLQLISKPLFSQNPVPVYKDSIPVSRDTIQVPTDSIQVSRDSVYSILEAKFIPKTKLVVKPTKALKVTKKQPRIPVTVSNWKNKNMIGFDLSQIAFVNWNAGGTSSVSGLLKGEFTRIRSEVNSEWVSEMGFRYGLNKQDGLDLRKTDDEFRFNSTYGYRKDTLSHWYYSVKLNFKTQFSDGYKYPNTDNAISKPFAPAYTFLGVGANYYIKKKVFDIYISPLTLKNTLVLDQELANSGAFGVTEATYDANGNVISPGKKSRTEMGFLFTNYYKKEVWKNITLENRLSLYTDYINNFGNIDVEWRAQLEFVVNQYVKANIGLHLIYDDDVKTIEEINGQDVESGAKVQLRQALGIGMVYNF